A window of Gasterosteus aculeatus chromosome 9, fGasAcu3.hap1.1, whole genome shotgun sequence contains these coding sequences:
- the LOC120825268 gene encoding dynactin subunit 6, whose amino-acid sequence MADKPNPQKSVKIAAGAVVCVESEIRGDVTIGPRTVVHPKARIIAEAGPIVIGEGNLIEEQALIINGYPENITPESEVEPKTMTIGMNNVFEVGCVSQALKIGDNNVIESKADVGRNVILTSGCIIGAFCQVNTCEVIPENTVIYGSGCMRRVQTERPQPQTLQLDFLMKILPNYHHLKKTVKASHNAS is encoded by the exons ATGGCTGATAAACCAAATCCTCAGAAAAG tgtcAAAATAGCAGCGGGAGCCGTAGTTTGTGTTGAAAGCGAGATTAGAGGCGATGTCACGATAG GCCCAAGGACTGTAGTCCACCCAAAGGCCCGCATCATCGCAGAGGCAGGACCCATCGTGATTGGAGAAGGCAATCTGATCGAGGAACAAGCTCTGATCATTAACGG TTACCCAGAAAACATCACACCAGAGTCCGAGGTGGAACCAAAGACGATGACCATCGGGATGAACAACGTGTTTGAAGTCGGCTGTG TATCACAAGCTCTGAAAATCGGCGACAACAATGTGATTGAATCCAAAG CCGACGTTGGTAGGAATGTGATCCTCACAAGTGGCTGTATCATCGGAGCCTTTTGCCAGGTCaacacgtgtgaggtcataccGGAGAACACGGTCATCTACGGCTCTGGATGTATGAGACGGGTGCAGACGGAGAGGCCGCAG CCCCAGACTCTTCAGCTCGACTTTCTGATGAAGATTTTGCCGAACTACCACCATCTGAAGAAGACTGTCAAAGCCAGCCACAACGCCAGCTAG
- the smim18 gene encoding small integral membrane protein 18, with amino-acid sequence MANSTGAIHPSNLPWHPDAALVPRVALQVQEVYPFHDGWNVACFVILLLFILTVVSLAALAVLYELLDCGCCAKGKTHHELQEEAPGGCSQLMTSMCKEPDSRTEVV; translated from the coding sequence ATGGCCAACAGCACCGGCGCCATACACCCGAGTAACCTCCCGTGGCACCCGGACGCCGCGCTCGTCCCCCGGGTCGCCCTGCAGGTCCAGGAGGTCTACCCCTTCCACGACGGCTGGAACGTGGCCTGCTTCGTcatcctgctgctcttcatcctcaCCGTGGTGTCTCTGGCCGCGCTGGCTGTGCTCTACGAGCTGCTGGACTGCGGGTGCTGCGCCAAAGGGAAAACACACcacgagctgcaggaggaggcgccGGGCGGCTGCAGCCAGCTCATGACCAGCATGTGCAAGGAGCCGGATTCCCGCACAGAGGTGGTGTAG